From the Exiguobacterium marinum DSM 16307 genome, the window ATAGAGGAGTTTGAACATTGAATGGATTAAAATCATCATGGAGCTTAAAGCTATTATTAAGTTCTTCACTTGCACTAACCGGGGCAGTCATCGCCCCATTCCAACTCGATTCTTCTGGAATCAAATCGACTGTCGCCGAGGCCGCCTCGACTTACACCACAACTGCCAACTTAAATCTTCGTTTAAGTGCTGCAACGTGGAGTCCTGTTCTTTTAACAATCCCGTCCGGTTCGAGTGTCACTTACATCAGTACATACGGTTCGTGGTATAAAGTCAGTTATGGAGGCAAAACAGGTTATGTTTCTTCTCAATACGTTACGACGGTATCCAATACTGCTTCTTATTATAAGACGACAGATCGATTAAACATGCGCCTCACCGCTGCCTCTTGGAGCGCTGTCGTCACCGTGATCCCGGCTGACGCAACCGTTAAATATGTCAGTCGCTACGGTTCGTGGTATAAAGTAACGTTTAATGGCAAAATCGGTTACGTCGCCTCTGCTTACTTAACACCTACAAGTGCTCCTATTCCGCCGTCGGACTATTATAAAACGACAGCTAATTTGAACATGCGCCTCACCGCTGCTTCTTGGAGTGACGTCGTTACCACGATCCCATCTGGCGCAACCGTCAAATACGTCAGCCGCTATGGTTCTTGGTATAAAGTGACGTTCAATGGCAAAACCGGATACGTTGCCTCTGACTATTTAACGACGACAACAACTCCGGTGACACCCTCTTCATATTACGAAACAACAGTGAATTTGAATATGCGACTTAGCGCAGCTTCTTGGAGCGATGTCTTGACCGTAATTCCTGCCGGATCGGTCGTCAAATACGTGAGTCGATACGACTCGTGGTATAAAGTGACGTATAACGGTAAAACGGGCTATGTGGCATCCGAGTATCTAAAACCGACGACTGTCACGACACCAACCGATACAGATGGAACCGGAAAAACCGTTGTCATCGATGCAGGACATGGTGGAAATGACCCCGGAGCCGTTTACGGATCCGTTTATGAAAAAGTGATTGCACTTGATATCGCAAAACGCCTTGCGGGCGTCTTGTCGAGCACATATGACTACAACGTCAAATTCACACGTTCAACTGATACGTATCTCTCACTGGAGCAACGTGTGTCACTAAATAAGTCCTATAAAGGGGACATCTTTGTCAGTCTTCATGCGAATTCTTCTGTTTACAACACGGCCCACGGACACGAAGTACTCGTACCGACGTCAGACAGTTATACGACCAATCCTTACATCTCAGCGAGTCGTAGCCTAGGGTCCTCTATCAACAAAGAGATTGCATCGCGTATCTCCACAATCCAAAACCGCGGAGTCAAGTATCAGAACGTTTACGTGGTCGGACGAAATGTTTCGCCTTCTACCCTTGTGGAATACGGATTTATCAGTAACTCAAGCGACCGTTCTTATTTGACGAATACGACGTATCGTCAACGGATGGCCGAAGCGACCGCATCCGGCATTCATCAATTTATGCGTTCGTACTACTAAAAAGAGAACTTAGCCTGAGCGCTAAGTTCTCTTTTTGATGTCCACTCGCCAAATCATGTGTGATGCGTCCGGTCCCCAATAATGTTCGAGAATGAGAGAGGGTGCGCCTAATCGTTTTTGCCAATACGCTTGCGCGCTCGGAAAACCCGCATCTAAATAAAAGACGTGTTGCTTTCTAGCGAGGATCTCTCGTTTCATCGCTTCTAGCAAAAATTGCCCGACGCCAAGTCGCTGCATATGCGGTGATATATAGACACTACCTAGTTCAATGGCATCGCGCTCGACCTCGAGATGTCCCGAAATGATATCGTTGGGTGGCAATAATGCCCCTACGCCCACAATCACACCATCTTGATCGACAACATACAGTTGCACGAAATCGTCATCAAAGTGATCTTGAATGGTCGTATTCAGACGCGCCACTTCTTCATCAAGCAAATCGGCATCTTCAAAACGCTCTCGTCGCATCAAATCACTCAAACTATCCATCAATAAGCGTTGCAAGGGCTTTACGTCTGATTGTTCGAGTGCGCGGAGTTTCAAGACGTCCACTTCCTTTTCTATTTTTGTTCTACTCTTTACCCTCGCGAATCCGATGCGTAACACTCGGGTAAGTTGGAATCATTTCTTCGAGCGGTTCATAATTCAATTTTCCGTACGTTTTCCAAATGACTAAAATCACAACGGTCCATAATGTAATCGTCAAATGAATAAATCCAATTGGATAGCCATCTTCCACATCGAACCCGACCATGACGAGCATAACGTTAAACATCGTATGCATAAGAAAGGCAGACCACAGATTGCGTGACGAACCATTGTATACCCACGTGATGAGAATCGTGTAGGCGATCACGGCTAATCCATATGCCCAAAATGACAAGTTCATCTGCCCAGTTCCAGCCATGAAGAAAAGAGGGGTGTGCCAAAGCGTCCAAATGACTCCTAGTGTCAGACTGGCCAAAAGCGGAGACAGCCTTGACTGCAACGCGTCAAGCAAATAGCCGCGCCATCCATACTCTTCCTGCAGTGTCCCACCTAGAAACAACATATATAGAAAATAAGGGACAATCCACCACGGTTCGCGAACGATTAACGCACCGCTCCGGTCCGTCCACCAATAGGCAACGAGAAATAAAAACGGTACTAATAAAAGTGGAATCATATACGTTTTCCAACTCATCTTGAACTGGATACTATTTCGAAGGAGATGCTTCACCCCCGCACCACCACGAAGTCGATACATCGTGAGAAAGCCTGAAATACTCGGCCCGAATGCTCCTAAGATGACGATGAACGTAATCGATAAATCCGTCCACCAATACAGTGTCGTCCATATAACCCATGAATAGCCGAATGCGATGAACAAGAAAAAGTTGATATATTTATTTTTATACATAGTCGGCCCCCCCTTCAGCAACTTAATACCCGTTATTTAATTTAAATAATTTTATATGTAATCTGTGTTGTTCCGCATATAATGAAGTGAACATACAATAAATAATCCTACGAGGTATCGATATTATGGAACAAATCAGCACTCAGACAATGAGTCATAATGGTTTTTTGATGTTTCTCGCCTTCATTATTGCCAGTGTTTCTGCCTTTATGGCACTCGAATTGGCGAAACGAGTCACAGGAGAATCTACCTCGTCCCATCGCGTTTGGCTTTTATTTGGCGGCACTACCTTAGGTCTCGGGATCTGGTCCATGCATTTTGTGGCCATGCTTGGGCATGCTTCTCTACACGATAGCACGTATTCCACCTGGGTCATTATCGGGTCGATGGTTCCGGCGATTGCCGGGTGCATTCTGTCGTTCGGCTTGGTTTCCCGCAACAAGACATGGATGACACTACTGCAGTCATCCGGTCTGATGGGATTCGGGATTGTCAGCATGCATTACATCGGAATGGCTGCCATACAAGGTGTTCAATTGGAGCTCGACCCCTCATGGGTTTTATTATCCATCGGAATTGCATGGAGCGCTTCCTACCTCTCCCTGTGGGTAGGTTTCTTTTCTTCATACTCCACAAAGCGCACGACCTTTCCTGTGAAGCTAATGTTCTCACTCATGATGGGAACAGCCATTTTCAGTATGCATATCGCTGGGATGAGGGCAACAATCATTACCCCCGATGCTTCACCTGTGAGTCGAATCCCGATTGACCCCACTTTGCTAGCGTGGCTCGTCACAAGCATCGTGTTTCTCTTATTCGGGACATATTTTATTGCTTATACGTTAGACCGACAAATTCAAAAGCGTGACCTTTTTCAAAAAACGATTTTAGAGTCGACGACGGATGCCGTAGTAACGACGACGAGTGACGGTGAAATCCGCTATCAAAATCAAGCGTTCGCTCACTTATTCGAAGGATGCGCCCCTGAACCCTTTTTTCAGGATTACCATCCTCTATTATCGGCTCAACAACATTTTTATCAGCCGGTACAAATTGAGACGAATCACCGCACGTTAGAAGTGACGTCTTACCCACTTCAAGATGGTACGAACAATCAAGTACTTTGGTTTATACGCGATGTGACCAAAACGGTCGCTTCACAGCGCATGATTGAACATATGGCGTTCCATGATGCGTTGACCGATTTACCGAATCGCTACAAACTCGACTCGCTCCTTCAGGAGAGCATCTTACAAGAGCGTTCGGTCTCCTGCTTATACATCGACGTCAACCGCTGGCGTTTTTTGAGTGACATTCTCGGTCATCATGGAGCTGAAGAATTAATCCTTCAAGTCGCCAATCGTCTGAAACATACGATTCACCCGGATGATGTACTGACGCGAATCGGGCCATCCGAATTTATCATATTGCTATTCGCGCAACGAAGCTCACTCGCTCATCAAAAAGCAGAAAAGTGTATAAAGGCGATCTCATCTACTTTTGACGTAGATGGAACGACACTTGAATTGACGATGAGTGCGGGAATCAGTCATTTCCCTAAGGATAGCTCTTCTCCAGAAGAATTAATTCAATTTGCTCGTCTTGCCGCTGACGAATCAAGACGGGATGGAGAGAACAATATCAAGTCGTTTGAAGAGTCCTCGCGACCTCAAATCTTATACAATATCGAGATTGAAAAAGCGCTTGTCACCGCATTAAATCAAGATGAACTCACACTCGTCTATCAACCAAAAATCGATTTAAAACAGAATCGACTAGAAGGTGTGGAAGCGTTACTCCGATGGCAACATCCACAAATCGGGACGATTGCGCCATCTGACTTCATCCCGATTGCAGAAAACACGGGGTTGATTCATTCGATTGGTCACTGGGTGATTCGAGAAGGATGTCGCACCTGGGTGCGCTGGCAACGAACCGGAATTCGTCCATTTACGTTATCCCTCAACGTCTCACCGCTTCAATTTGCGCGTGAAGACTTTGTCGATACACTTCAGTCTATTTTGTTAGAAACGGGGATGGACCCGATGTTTCTCGAGTTGGAAGTGACAGAGTCGTCGATGCTCTCATACGAGGCCTCGACCCGTGAGAAATTGACACAGTTACATCAACTCGGAATTCTCATCTCACTTGACGATTTTGGTACTGGCCATTCCTCGTTCAGTCAACTTCGAGAACTGCCCGTGCAAGTGCTGAAAATTGATCGGTCGTTCATCGTGAATCTGTTTACCGATCGGAACCAAGAGGCTATCGTGCGCTCGATGATTCAACTCGGTCATAATCTTGGAATGAAGGTTTTGATGGAGGGCGTTGAAACATCCGCTCAACTCGAATGGTTACTGAAGGAATCATGCGATTATGTGCAAGGGTACTATTTCAGTCGTCCGTTGTCTGAGACAGACGTTCCGTTTCACGTAAAAGAAACGACCACATATCTCGAGTTCGGGAAACGCTAAAAAACTGCCCCTGTCAAATCGACAGGGGCAGTTTTTGGTTACGAAACGCGTTCTTTTTCTTCTTCCCGAATCAAATGGTATTGATCGAGAATCAATTGTGTCAGTGTATCTCCTTCATGGAGTTGAAGGTATTTTTCAATCGTTGAGGAGATACCGTGCTCCTCGATCGACAAATTCAGCTCAGACGATTCCGAATCCTCCGGGTTATAGTAATGAAGGGCCGCTGCAATCCCATAAGCGAGTTCGTTCGGTTCAATTCCGTTATCCATCAACTCACGCGCTGGCTTGACGAGGCGGTCGCTCGGTCCAAGTTTACGAATCGGCGAACGGGCCACCCGTGACACTTCATCCTTCAATTTCGGGTTTTCAAAACGCTTGATGATCTTTTGAATATATTGGCTATGCTCTTTGGCCTCGAACCCGTATTTCTCAAGCAATAACCAGCCTGTCTCATACAAAGCACCTTGAACGACTTGACGGACGCGACGATCTTGTAGCGCCTCGTCAATCGTCGCCTTCCCGAACAACGAGCCGATATAAGAGGCGATGGCGTGTCCCGTATTGACCGTGAAGAGCTTCCGTTCGATATACGGTCCGATCTCCTCGACCCATGTCACTCCGTTGATTGGCAATTTTTCATTGAGCCCTTGTGTCTCGATGACCCATTCATGGAATGTTTCCACTTCCACGTAAAGCGGGTCCTTATGTTGTTGAAGGGGAACGATGCGGTCGACAGCCGCGTTCGGGAAGAAGACATTCGCTTCCCCGACACCGCCACATGTCTCTACTTCTTGACGGAGAATGGCGCTACCGCCAATCATGTTCTCACATGCGATGACATAAACCGGTGCATCCTCGACTTCACGAGCACGAAGTCCTTCACTGATCAAGGGTGCCACTTTTGAGAGGAGTGACGGTCCGACAGCCGTCGTCACGAGATCCGCTTCTGCGATCAAAGCCGCGACACGAGCCGGTTCTTTCAAACTGTTGACACCGCGAACCCGATCGACGACGATACGCTCGACGCCATCTTCTGCGAATCCGACCTCATAGTGACGTTTTGCTTCAAGCGCTTCGATGACCGTATCATTAATGTCGACAAACGTTACGTCGTAACCACTTTGATTGAGCAACAATCCGATAAAACCTCGTCCGATATTCCCTGCTCCAAAATGAACAGCTTTCATTTACGCCACCTCTTCCATAAAGAGAGCCAAGATTTCTTCTTTTGTTTTTGCCTGAACAAGGCGCTCCACATTGCTTTCGTCCGAGCAGAGAATCGCGATTTGCGAAAGGAGCTCTAAATGTTCATCATTCACGCCTGCAATCCCGATGACGAGTTTGGCCGTTTGACCACCAAAGTCGACACCGTCCGGCACTTGCAGGAACGAAATTCCCGTCTTCTGAACCGCTGATTTCGCTGCTTCTGTACCATGTGGAATGGCGACATGATTTCCGATATAGACGTTGGCGATCGCTTGACGTTCATGCATCGCTTCTACATACTCCGGTGTCACACAACCGGCGTCTTGTAAGACGGCTCCGGCTGCTGTGATCGCTTCCTCTGTCGTTGCGAATGTTTGGTTAAGTCGAATCATCTCTGTTTGAATGAATGGCATTTTGATTTCCTCCTAATGGCTAAACCGTTTCTCTATCTGTTCTGATTTCAAGAAATTTTGCTACGTTCCGCTTTAATTTCTTCTACCAATTGGTCGTAGTAATCGGCGTTCAAGAAGTTCGTGACCGAACGATGAATCGCATTCGGTGCTTGCGCTTCCGCACGCTCCGTCAAATCTTCATGTGTGATGACAAACTGAGCATCTTTCGGCAAGTTGCTGATCGACGTGTTCGTCACTTTGATCGGCAAGTTCGCTTTGTTCACCTTGTTCCGGAGAACCGAGGCCCCCATCGCACTTGATCCCATCCCAGCGTCACATGCGAAGATGATGTGGTCGACTTTATCAAGGCGATCTGTCACGAGAGCAGATGCGTAAGACTGCTTGCCTTTCATCGTACTCACGTTTTGTGTCGCTTCTTCGAGTGATACTTCCTCAGCTGCGCTTGATTTCAAGATGACGCTCGCCACAGCGAATGTGACCGCTGCCGATAAGAGAATCCCTGCCACGAGTCCGACGTACGAACCGCGTGACGCCATCGCAAGAATCGCGAAGATACTACCTGGTGAAGCAGGTGCGACGAGACCGACATCAAAGAGTACGAACGTGAAGATCCCTGTTGCGCCCCCTGCAATCATCGCAAGGATCAAGACTGGCTTCATCAACACGTATGGGAAGTAAATTTCGTGAATCCCACCAAGGAAGTGAATGATCGCTGCCCCCGGTGCTGTACGTTTCGCTGCACCTTTGGCGAAGAACATATAGGCGAGAAGTAATCCAAGACCCGGTCCTGGGTTAGCTTCAAGTAAGAAGAGAACTGACTTTCCAGCGTCTGCGACTTGATCGACACCGAGCGGGCTCAAGATTCCGTGGTTGATGGCGTTGTTCAAGAAGAGCACTTTTGCTGGTTCGATGAACAGACTCGCGACCGGAAGCAATTTCGCTCCAACGATCCAGTCAACACCTGCCGCCATCACTTTATCAAGGCCGCTCATAATCGGACCGAAGATTTCAAAACCTCCAAGCATGAGAAGTCCACCGATGATTCCCACTGAGAAGTTGTTGACGAGCATTTCAAATCCTGCTTTAACTTTGCCTTCAAGGGCACGGTCGACTTGGCGGATGACATAACCACCGAGTGGACCCATGATCATCGCACCGAGGAACATCGGAATGTCTGTCCCGACGATGACCCCCATTGTGGCGAGTGCCCCGACGACACCGCCTCGTACGTCGTGAAGTAATTTACCACCAGTGAAACCGATGAGTAATGGTAAGAGATATGTGATTGTTGGACCAACGAGTTCTGCTAAGTTTTCGTTTGGCCACCATCCTGTCGGAATGAAAAGTGCTGTGATAATCCCCCAGGCAATGAAGGCACCGATGTTCGGCATGACCATCCCACTGAGGAAACTACCGAATCGTTGTACTTTGACTCGGACCCCGCCCGAGCTCGCTTGCGTATTCGCCATGTATAAAACCTCCAGTCGTTTAAATGTGAAAGGTTGAATGTGTAGTGTAGCTAACCGGTTTGTGCTCTACACCTGTATTGTATGCCTTGAGTAAGCGCTTTCTCAATTCAATCCAGTTCACACTTTGGCAACATTTTGTGCCAAACAAAAAAATGACCATGGTTCGGTCATTTTTCATACAATGTCTCGTGAATCATTTTCTTCATGCATTCGTGCAGGAGCAAACGAAGGTCTTCTTTCGTCCCTTTGCTGTATAGACGCATATGCTCCTCACTCTCAATAAGCGACCCGCTGATCGCACTTAGGAACTGAAGCTCGACGTCATGGGCTTCTTCCGGCGCAAGCAAGACAAGCAGACGTGTCACGGGTTCGGTCGACTGATCCATCATCAGGAGCGGGATCGATGTCGTTAAATCGAATGCAAATACACTCGCTTTCTCAATCGAGGCATGTCGTCCATGAAACAGTGCCAGTTTTGTACCCGGCACCCCAAGACCCGCGACTTCATGACGTCGAAGCAATTGCGCAGATAACTGAATACCGCTTTGCACGAGGTCCCGTTCCTCGAGATGTGTCCCGATGTCGACTAAAATATCCTCTAAACGGTCCGTATTGTTGAGTGTGACCAAATCAAACTGATGATCCATCC encodes:
- a CDS encoding SH3 domain-containing protein, coding for MNGLKSSWSLKLLLSSSLALTGAVIAPFQLDSSGIKSTVAEAASTYTTTANLNLRLSAATWSPVLLTIPSGSSVTYISTYGSWYKVSYGGKTGYVSSQYVTTVSNTASYYKTTDRLNMRLTAASWSAVVTVIPADATVKYVSRYGSWYKVTFNGKIGYVASAYLTPTSAPIPPSDYYKTTANLNMRLTAASWSDVVTTIPSGATVKYVSRYGSWYKVTFNGKTGYVASDYLTTTTTPVTPSSYYETTVNLNMRLSAASWSDVLTVIPAGSVVKYVSRYDSWYKVTYNGKTGYVASEYLKPTTVTTPTDTDGTGKTVVIDAGHGGNDPGAVYGSVYEKVIALDIAKRLAGVLSSTYDYNVKFTRSTDTYLSLEQRVSLNKSYKGDIFVSLHANSSVYNTAHGHEVLVPTSDSYTTNPYISASRSLGSSINKEIASRISTIQNRGVKYQNVYVVGRNVSPSTLVEYGFISNSSDRSYLTNTTYRQRMAEATASGIHQFMRSYY
- a CDS encoding GNAT family N-acetyltransferase; amino-acid sequence: MKLRALEQSDVKPLQRLLMDSLSDLMRRERFEDADLLDEEVARLNTTIQDHFDDDFVQLYVVDQDGVIVGVGALLPPNDIISGHLEVERDAIELGSVYISPHMQRLGVGQFLLEAMKREILARKQHVFYLDAGFPSAQAYWQKRLGAPSLILEHYWGPDASHMIWRVDIKKRT
- a CDS encoding type II CAAX endopeptidase family protein, producing the protein MYKNKYINFFLFIAFGYSWVIWTTLYWWTDLSITFIVILGAFGPSISGFLTMYRLRGGAGVKHLLRNSIQFKMSWKTYMIPLLLVPFLFLVAYWWTDRSGALIVREPWWIVPYFLYMLFLGGTLQEEYGWRGYLLDALQSRLSPLLASLTLGVIWTLWHTPLFFMAGTGQMNLSFWAYGLAVIAYTILITWVYNGSSRNLWSAFLMHTMFNVMLVMVGFDVEDGYPIGFIHLTITLWTVVILVIWKTYGKLNYEPLEEMIPTYPSVTHRIREGKE
- a CDS encoding bifunctional diguanylate cyclase/phosphodiesterase → MEQISTQTMSHNGFLMFLAFIIASVSAFMALELAKRVTGESTSSHRVWLLFGGTTLGLGIWSMHFVAMLGHASLHDSTYSTWVIIGSMVPAIAGCILSFGLVSRNKTWMTLLQSSGLMGFGIVSMHYIGMAAIQGVQLELDPSWVLLSIGIAWSASYLSLWVGFFSSYSTKRTTFPVKLMFSLMMGTAIFSMHIAGMRATIITPDASPVSRIPIDPTLLAWLVTSIVFLLFGTYFIAYTLDRQIQKRDLFQKTILESTTDAVVTTTSDGEIRYQNQAFAHLFEGCAPEPFFQDYHPLLSAQQHFYQPVQIETNHRTLEVTSYPLQDGTNNQVLWFIRDVTKTVASQRMIEHMAFHDALTDLPNRYKLDSLLQESILQERSVSCLYIDVNRWRFLSDILGHHGAEELILQVANRLKHTIHPDDVLTRIGPSEFIILLFAQRSSLAHQKAEKCIKAISSTFDVDGTTLELTMSAGISHFPKDSSSPEELIQFARLAADESRRDGENNIKSFEESSRPQILYNIEIEKALVTALNQDELTLVYQPKIDLKQNRLEGVEALLRWQHPQIGTIAPSDFIPIAENTGLIHSIGHWVIREGCRTWVRWQRTGIRPFTLSLNVSPLQFAREDFVDTLQSILLETGMDPMFLELEVTESSMLSYEASTREKLTQLHQLGILISLDDFGTGHSSFSQLRELPVQVLKIDRSFIVNLFTDRNQEAIVRSMIQLGHNLGMKVLMEGVETSAQLEWLLKESCDYVQGYYFSRPLSETDVPFHVKETTTYLEFGKR
- a CDS encoding mannitol-1-phosphate 5-dehydrogenase, yielding MKAVHFGAGNIGRGFIGLLLNQSGYDVTFVDINDTVIEALEAKRHYEVGFAEDGVERIVVDRVRGVNSLKEPARVAALIAEADLVTTAVGPSLLSKVAPLISEGLRAREVEDAPVYVIACENMIGGSAILRQEVETCGGVGEANVFFPNAAVDRIVPLQQHKDPLYVEVETFHEWVIETQGLNEKLPINGVTWVEEIGPYIERKLFTVNTGHAIASYIGSLFGKATIDEALQDRRVRQVVQGALYETGWLLLEKYGFEAKEHSQYIQKIIKRFENPKLKDEVSRVARSPIRKLGPSDRLVKPARELMDNGIEPNELAYGIAAALHYYNPEDSESSELNLSIEEHGISSTIEKYLQLHEGDTLTQLILDQYHLIREEEKERVS
- a CDS encoding PTS sugar transporter subunit IIA — its product is MPFIQTEMIRLNQTFATTEEAITAAGAVLQDAGCVTPEYVEAMHERQAIANVYIGNHVAIPHGTEAAKSAVQKTGISFLQVPDGVDFGGQTAKLVIGIAGVNDEHLELLSQIAILCSDESNVERLVQAKTKEEILALFMEEVA
- a CDS encoding PTS mannitol transporter subunit IICB is translated as MANTQASSGGVRVKVQRFGSFLSGMVMPNIGAFIAWGIITALFIPTGWWPNENLAELVGPTITYLLPLLIGFTGGKLLHDVRGGVVGALATMGVIVGTDIPMFLGAMIMGPLGGYVIRQVDRALEGKVKAGFEMLVNNFSVGIIGGLLMLGGFEIFGPIMSGLDKVMAAGVDWIVGAKLLPVASLFIEPAKVLFLNNAINHGILSPLGVDQVADAGKSVLFLLEANPGPGLGLLLAYMFFAKGAAKRTAPGAAIIHFLGGIHEIYFPYVLMKPVLILAMIAGGATGIFTFVLFDVGLVAPASPGSIFAILAMASRGSYVGLVAGILLSAAVTFAVASVILKSSAAEEVSLEEATQNVSTMKGKQSYASALVTDRLDKVDHIIFACDAGMGSSAMGASVLRNKVNKANLPIKVTNTSISNLPKDAQFVITHEDLTERAEAQAPNAIHRSVTNFLNADYYDQLVEEIKAERSKIS